One part of the Humulus lupulus chromosome 9, drHumLupu1.1, whole genome shotgun sequence genome encodes these proteins:
- the LOC133800424 gene encoding uncharacterized protein LOC133800424 encodes MENGKNCHCRPPRPVVERTAWTNKNSERRFRTCNKYRIHGGCNFFEWIDPPMCHRAKVVIPGRLRKIGDLETEITSLSTTTDIGSHRQCSGSSNGFETQSHNLQNVGRESCAESRGRVNDGGRMQCYYFLNTMYFAY; translated from the exons ATGGAGAACGGAAAAAATTGCCATTGTCGACCACCAAGGCCAGTGGTAGAAAGAACAGCTTGGACAAACAAAAATTCTGAGCGAAGATTCAGAACATGCAACAAGTATCGG ATTCATGGTGGGTGTAATTTCTTTGAATGGATAGACCCTCCAATGTGCCATCGAGCAAAGGTGGTCATCCCTGGACGACTAAGAAAAATTGGTGACCTTGAAACTGAAATCACATCCCTAAGTACGACAACTGACATTGGAAGTCATCGGCAATGCAGTGGTTCTTCAAATGGATTTGAGACACAATCTCACAACCTTCAAAATGTTGGAAGAGAAAGTTGTGCTGAAAGCAGGGGTAGAGTAAATGATGGAGGTCGAATGCAGTGTTACTACTTTTTGAATACTATGTATTTTGCT TATTGA
- the LOC133801570 gene encoding histone H3.2-like produces MARTKQTARKSTGGKAPRKQLATKAARKSAPATGGVKKPHRFRPGTVALREIRKYQKSTELLIRKLPFQRLVREIAQDFKTDLRFQSTAVAALQEAAESYLVGLFEDTNLCAIHAKRVTIMPKDIQLARRIRGERA; encoded by the coding sequence ATGGCTCGTACCAAGCAAACCGCTCGCAAGTCCACCGGAGGCAAGGCCCCGAGAAAGCAGCTGGCGACAAAGGCGGCAAGAAAGTCTGCTCCAGCCACCGGCGGAGTGAAGAAGCCTCACAGGTTCAGGCCCGGAACCGTGGCTCTCCGTGAGATCAGAAAGTACCAGAAGAGTACCGAGCTTCTCATCAGGAAGCTCCCATTCCAGCGCCTTGTTCGTGAAATCGCTCAAGATTTCAAAACCGATCTTCGGTTTCAGAGCACCGCTGTTGCCGCACTTCAGGAAGCTGCCGAGTCTTATTTGGTTGGTCTGTTTGAGGACACTAACCTTTGCGCCATTCACGCCAAGAGAGTCACCATCATGCCTAAGGATATTCAGCTTGCTAGGCGTATCAGGGGTGAACGGGCTTAG
- the LOC133801571 gene encoding histone H3.2-like codes for MARTKQTARKSTGGKAPRKQLATKAARKSAPATGGVKKPHRFRPGTVALREIRKYQKSTELLIRKLPFQRLVREIAQDFKTDLRFQSTAVAALQEAAESYLVGLFEDTNLCAIHAKRVTIMPKDIQLARRIRGERA; via the coding sequence ATGGCTCGTACCAAGCAAACCGCTCGCAAGTCCACCGGAGGCAAGGCCCCGAGAAAGCAGCTGGCGACAAAGGCGGCAAGAAAGTCTGCTCCAGCCACCGGCGGAGTGAAGAAGCCTCACAGGTTCAGGCCCGGAACCGTGGCTCTCCGTGAGATCAGAAAGTACCAGAAGAGTACCGAGCTTCTCATCAGGAAGCTCCCATTCCAGCGCCTTGTTCGCGAAATCGCTCAAGATTTCAAAACCGATCTTCGGTTTCAGAGCACCGCTGTTGCCGCACTTCAGGAAGCTGCCGAGTCTTATTTGGTTGGTCTGTTTGAGGACACTAACCTTTGCGCCATTCACGCCAAGAGAGTGACCATTATGCCTAAGGATATTCAGCTTGCTAGGCGCATCAGGGGTGAGCGTGCTTAA